One Novosphingobium sp. G106 DNA segment encodes these proteins:
- the ctaD gene encoding cytochrome c oxidase subunit I, whose product MSPVDPNPPISPNPPEIAATLEAAWGEAPGLKGWFGSVDHKVIGIRYLFTAFAFLVVGGLEALVMRIQLARPDAAVLNPEQYDQLFSMHGVTMIFLYALPVLSGFSNYLWPLMLGSRDMAFPRMNALSFWLFLAAGIFLYLSFPFGAAPDGGWFNYVPNSSSEFSPGPNIDVYCLGLIFLGISTTVGSANFIVTLLRMRAPGMSINRLPIIVWGTMTASVANLFAVPAVSLACLFLWFDRNLGTHFFEVSGGGQPLLWQHLFWIFGHPWVYAIVLPAMGMVSDALPVHCRRPLVGYTLVAMATVATMVVGFGVWLHHMFATGVPTLALSFFSAASFVIAIPSAISVFAWIATIWTGRARITVPFLFFTSVILLFVIGGVSGVMTASLALDWQLTDTYFIVAHLHYVLIGINLFAVTGAIYHWFPKMSGRMMDERLGRWVFGLMFAGFNLAFLPMHWLGLAGMPRRVYTYGSDMGFSSTNLVVSIGAFLFAFGILLFFINIWLGRRSGRVAGPNPWDGPTLEWAISSPPPVYNFAVIPVIASRHPLWEERLGDTGEKSLFAEGFLLDRGKETLAVTPLDGEPDVILKMPGDSWLPFALSVALMPLFGGLLLHSVALGAFGGIATLIILIRWYAPGGDTAQDEAVRVYG is encoded by the coding sequence ATGAGCCCGGTCGATCCCAATCCGCCGATCTCGCCCAACCCGCCCGAGATCGCCGCGACGCTCGAAGCGGCATGGGGCGAAGCACCGGGCCTCAAAGGCTGGTTCGGCAGCGTCGACCACAAGGTGATCGGCATCCGCTATCTGTTCACGGCATTCGCCTTCCTCGTCGTTGGCGGGCTCGAGGCGCTGGTCATGCGCATCCAGCTGGCGAGGCCCGATGCAGCGGTGCTGAACCCGGAGCAGTACGATCAACTATTCTCGATGCACGGCGTGACGATGATCTTCCTCTACGCGCTGCCGGTACTATCGGGATTTTCGAATTATCTCTGGCCACTGATGCTCGGCAGCCGCGACATGGCCTTCCCGCGGATGAATGCGCTAAGCTTCTGGCTCTTCCTCGCGGCGGGGATCTTTCTCTATCTCAGCTTCCCGTTCGGTGCCGCGCCGGATGGCGGTTGGTTCAATTATGTCCCTAACAGCTCGTCCGAATTCTCGCCCGGGCCGAACATCGATGTCTATTGCCTCGGGCTGATTTTCCTGGGCATCTCGACGACGGTCGGCTCGGCCAATTTTATCGTCACGCTGCTGCGGATGCGCGCCCCGGGCATGTCGATCAACCGGCTGCCGATCATCGTCTGGGGGACGATGACTGCCAGTGTCGCCAACCTGTTCGCCGTACCGGCAGTCAGTCTCGCCTGCCTGTTCCTGTGGTTCGATCGCAATCTGGGCACCCATTTTTTCGAAGTCAGCGGCGGCGGCCAGCCGTTGTTGTGGCAGCACCTCTTCTGGATCTTCGGCCACCCCTGGGTCTATGCGATCGTGCTGCCCGCGATGGGCATGGTATCCGACGCGCTGCCCGTCCATTGTCGCCGCCCCTTGGTCGGCTACACGCTCGTCGCTATGGCGACCGTCGCGACGATGGTCGTCGGGTTCGGTGTCTGGCTGCATCATATGTTCGCCACCGGTGTACCGACGCTGGCGCTCAGTTTCTTCTCGGCGGCAAGCTTCGTCATCGCTATCCCATCGGCGATCTCGGTTTTCGCATGGATCGCGACGATCTGGACCGGACGAGCCCGGATTACCGTGCCGTTCCTGTTCTTCACCAGCGTCATCCTGCTGTTCGTGATCGGCGGGGTCTCGGGCGTGATGACCGCCAGCCTCGCGCTCGACTGGCAGCTGACCGACACCTATTTCATCGTCGCGCACCTTCATTACGTGCTGATCGGGATCAATCTGTTCGCGGTGACCGGCGCGATCTATCACTGGTTCCCCAAGATGAGCGGGCGGATGATGGACGAACGGCTGGGCCGATGGGTGTTCGGGCTAATGTTCGCCGGATTCAACCTGGCGTTCCTGCCGATGCATTGGCTCGGACTCGCCGGAATGCCCCGGCGCGTCTATACTTACGGGAGCGATATGGGCTTTTCCTCGACCAATTTGGTCGTGTCGATCGGCGCCTTCCTCTTCGCATTCGGCATCCTGCTGTTCTTCATCAACATCTGGCTGGGAAGGCGCAGCGGACGTGTCGCGGGTCCAAATCCATGGGATGGACCAACGCTGGAATGGGCGATTTCGTCACCACCGCCGGTCTACAATTTTGCGGTGATCCCGGTTATCGCCTCGCGGCATCCGCTTTGGGAGGAAAGGCTCGGCGATACCGGCGAGAAAAGCCTCTTTGCCGAAGGTTTCCTGCTCGATCGCGGCAAAGAGACGCTCGCGGTTACGCCGCTCGACGGCGAGCCCGACGTGATCCTCAAGATGCCGGGCGACAGCTGGCTACCCTTCGCACTGTCGGTAGCGCTGATGCCGCTGTTCGGTGGATTGCTCCTGCATTCCGTAGCGCTCGGCGCGTTCGGCGGGATCGCGACTCTGATCATCCTGATCCGGTGGTACGCTCCCGGCGGCGATACCGCACAAGACGAGGCGGTACGCGTTTATGGCTGA
- the coxB gene encoding cytochrome c oxidase subunit II — translation MNRKRGLGAAFALAFLSLSGCDGTPLSYMAGSGSASADTLQWIAWGFSGIAILVTLIIAAMIGLAIRASLRNARKSPDDTVSRVDDGLGFIYWGVGISMPVLITMAVWNFVATRAIAEPGASPRMTVEITGHRWWWEIRYRDADHPDQVVTTANRLVIPTGVPIRIELASADVIHDFWVPKLGPKMDMIPGKTNVTWLEARDAGTYRGQCAEYCGVEHARMALQVTALAPVEYSRWFTAERAPAAPPDTRGRTVFLDHCAACHSVRGTAAAGIYGPDLTHFANRPTIAAGLLPNTAAMRDRWISDTQGVKPGALMPQVALSDADRAAVVRYLGALR, via the coding sequence ATGAACCGCAAGCGCGGCCTAGGCGCGGCATTTGCGTTGGCGTTTTTGTCCTTGTCGGGATGCGACGGCACGCCGCTCAGCTACATGGCAGGCAGTGGCAGCGCGAGCGCCGACACCTTGCAGTGGATCGCCTGGGGATTTTCCGGAATAGCCATTCTGGTGACCTTGATCATCGCCGCGATGATCGGCCTCGCAATCCGGGCATCGCTGCGCAATGCCCGCAAGTCGCCGGACGATACGGTGTCTCGAGTCGATGACGGCCTAGGCTTCATCTATTGGGGCGTCGGAATCTCCATGCCGGTGCTCATAACAATGGCCGTATGGAACTTTGTCGCGACGCGGGCGATCGCCGAACCCGGTGCATCGCCCCGGATGACTGTCGAGATCACCGGGCATCGTTGGTGGTGGGAGATTCGGTACCGCGACGCCGATCATCCCGACCAAGTCGTCACAACCGCCAACCGGCTCGTCATCCCGACCGGCGTCCCCATCCGGATAGAGCTCGCGAGCGCCGACGTGATCCACGATTTCTGGGTGCCAAAATTGGGGCCCAAGATGGACATGATCCCTGGCAAGACCAATGTCACATGGCTCGAAGCGCGCGATGCAGGCACCTATCGCGGCCAGTGCGCGGAATATTGCGGGGTCGAGCATGCACGCATGGCACTGCAGGTTACCGCGCTGGCCCCTGTAGAATATTCGCGCTGGTTTACCGCCGAGCGCGCGCCGGCCGCGCCGCCCGACACGCGCGGGCGAACGGTTTTCCTCGATCATTGCGCGGCCTGCCATTCAGTCCGCGGCACGGCGGCAGCGGGAATCTACGGTCCCGACCTCACCCACTTCGCGAACCGGCCCACCATTGCCGCTGGTTTGTTGCCAAACACGGCTGCGATGCGTGATCGCTGGATCTCCGACACCCAGGGGGTCAAACCGGGCGCCCTGATGCCGCAGGTAGCCCTGAGCGACGCCGATCGCGCCGCGGTCGTCCGCTATCTCGGGGCTCTGCGATGA
- a CDS encoding c-type cytochrome, which yields MKTPGVVAIALATGAIGASISGWVGWHGRSAPRAGVVATNTGYEGPASIALGDIAGGAVPTGAIDLANPFGNDPAAVADGKRLFTAMNCAGCHGYTGAGGMGPPLNDHYWRYGGAPAQIYKSIYEGRPKGMPAWGHALPADQLWKLTAFVSSLGGGVPPQNAVAALRGDQIPGQKDWLTKPGEAARAADEK from the coding sequence GTGAAGACACCCGGCGTCGTCGCGATCGCGCTAGCCACCGGGGCGATTGGTGCGAGCATTTCGGGCTGGGTCGGTTGGCACGGGCGATCCGCACCGCGCGCCGGGGTCGTGGCCACCAATACGGGATATGAAGGCCCCGCTTCGATTGCGTTGGGCGACATCGCCGGCGGCGCGGTCCCGACAGGCGCGATCGACCTGGCCAATCCATTCGGCAACGATCCCGCTGCGGTTGCCGACGGCAAACGCCTTTTTACCGCGATGAACTGCGCCGGGTGTCATGGATATACCGGTGCGGGCGGGATGGGACCGCCGCTCAACGATCACTACTGGCGCTATGGCGGCGCACCCGCGCAGATCTACAAATCCATCTACGAGGGGCGCCCGAAGGGAATGCCGGCTTGGGGGCACGCGCTGCCTGCCGATCAGTTGTGGAAACTTACCGCGTTCGTCAGTTCGCTTGGCGGCGGCGTGCCGCCTCAAAACGCCGTCGCCGCCCTGCGCGGCGACCAGATACCCGGCCAAAAGGATTGGCTTACCAAGCCTGGCGAAGCCGCACGAGCGGCGGACGAAAAATGA